In one Suricata suricatta isolate VVHF042 chromosome 9, meerkat_22Aug2017_6uvM2_HiC, whole genome shotgun sequence genomic region, the following are encoded:
- the BAHD1 gene encoding bromo adjacent homology domain-containing 1 protein isoform X1: MTHTRRKSLPMLSSGPTGRREPLQMEGSNMEQGAESVEAGMPESPGHLTGRRKNYPLRKRPLVPEKPKACKVLLTRLENVAGPRSADEADELPPDLPKPPSPAPSSEDTGLAQPRKRRLASLNAEALNNLLLEREDASSLAGTRRSRGGDPHRSRDRDRATGGWSSSKKRPRLEDLGGGSRDLSPEPAPEEGARRDGDPAPKRLASLNAAAFLKLSQERELPLRPPRAHPEADGPSAEPPVLRAPRPKWAKVNGKNYPKARQGLSSGEAVAPPGWQKHPEEPWPSATPRGPASQPPYQPLSKALESPSGLRPHLPLLMGGQAALKPEPGRPGEESPAPKQELHQPSFPAPQLSPLPMPGNPAHYSGLCGQPELSTLGSFYLYCSQDGLQCGGYSPCPMLPEGKLSRVAAPNEGLLLAPSSVPAGTPFQHPPWGSRYCFSEDPEVNGYSICEMLPPSLTHIGTTCGGCPYKMPFAAEGCRSLGQLEFPLPEAGHPASPAHPLLGCPVPSVPPAAEPVPHLQTPTSEPQTVARACPQSAKPPSGSKSGLRTGSSCRHTARSKAACRPSHPKQPRVQRPRPRRRRRRRTNGWVPVGAACEKAVYVLDEPEPAIRKSYQAVERHGETIRVRDTVLLKSGPRKTSTPYVAKISALWENPESGELMMSLLWYYRPEHLQGGRSPSMHEPLQNEVFASRHQDQNSVACIEEKCYVLTFAEYCRFCAMAKRRGEGLPSRKTALVPPSADYSTPPHRTVPEDTDPELVFLCRHVYDFRHGRILKNPQ, encoded by the exons ATGACACACACGCGGAGGAAGTCCCTTCCCATGCTGAGTTCGGGCCCCACTGGCCGCCGGGAGCCCCTGCAGATGGAAGGCAGCAATATGGAGCAGGGGGCGGAGAGTGTGGAAGCCGGCATGCCCGAGAGCCCAGGGCACCTCACAGGGCGCCGCAAGAACTACCCACTACGTAAGCGCCCATTAGTTCCTGAAAAGCCCAAGGCCTGCAAAGTGCTGCTGACCCGCCTGGAGAATGTGGCTGGTCCACGGAGCGCAGATGAGGCTGATGAGCTGCCCCCTGACCTGCCCaagccccccagcccagccccatccAGTGAGGACACTGGCCTTGCCCAGCCCCGCAAGAGGCGTCTGGCCTCCCTCAATGCAGAGGCCCTCAATAACCTGCTGCTGGAGCGGGAGGACGCCAGCAGTCTGGCCGGCACTCGTCGCAGTCGAGGGGGCGACCCTCACCGCAGTCGGGATCGTGACCGGGCCACTGGAGGCTGGTCCTCCTCCAAGAAGAGGCCCCGGCTAGAGGACCTCGGAGGAGGAAGTCGGGATCTGTCCCCAGAGCCAGCACCTGAGGAGGGTGCCCGTCGAGATGGTGACCCAGCTCCCAAGAGACTGGCCAGCCTGAATGCGGCTGCCTTCCTGAAGCTGAGCCAGGAGCGGGAGTTGCCCTTGAGGCCGCCTCGTGCCCACCCAGAAGCAGATGGGCCCTCTGCAGAGCCACCAGTCCTGAGGGCTCCGAGGCCAAAGTGGGCTAAGGTCAATGGCAAGAACTATCCCAAGGCCCGGCAGGGGCTTAGCTCTGGGGAGGCTGTAGCTCCACCTGGCTGGCAAAAACACCCCGAGGAGCCGTGGCCATCTGCCACCCCTCGtgggccagccagccagccaccttACCAGCCCCTGAGCAAGGCCCTGGAGAGTCCCTCAGGGCTACGCCCCCATCTGCCCCTGCTCATGGGTGGGCAGGCAGCCTTGAAGCCGGAGCCTGGGCGCCCAGGCGAAGAGTCACCTGCCCCCAAGCAGGAACTGCACCAGCCTTCTTTCCCTGCGCCCCAGCTGTCCCCCCTGCCGATGCCTGGCAACCCTGCCCACTACAGTGGCCTGTGTGGTCAGCCTGAGCTCAGCACACTAGGCAGCTTCTACCTGTACTGCAGCCAAGATGGGCTGCAATGTGGAGGCTACTCCCCCTGCCCCATGCTTCCTGAGGGCAAGCTGTCCCGGGTGGCTGCACCTAATGAGGGGCTCCTCTTGGCACCGAGCTCAGTGCCCGCAGGCACCCCTTTCCAACACCCCCCCTGGGGCTCTCGCTACTGCTTTAGCGAGGACCCTGAAGTGAATGGCTACAGCATCTGTGAAATGTTGCCCCCGTCTCTTACCCACATCGGCACTACCTGTGGCGGCTGCCCCTACAAAATGCCTTTTGCAGCAG AAGGCTGCAGGTCCCTAGGCCAGCTGGAATTTCCTCTCCCAGAAGCCGGTCACCCTGCCtcacctgcccaccccctcctcgGATGCCCTGTGCCCAGTGTGCCACCTGCAGCAGAGCCCGTCCCGCATCTTCAGACGCCCACCTCAGAGCCGCAGACAGTAGCCCGTGCGTGCCCGCAGAGCGCCAAGCCTCCGAGCGGATCCAAGTCAGGTCTGCGCACTGGCTCCAGCTGTAGGCACACCGCGAGAAGCAAGGCCGCCTGCAGGCCCAGCCACCCCAAGCAACCGCGCGTCCAGCGCCCGCGCccacgccgccgccgccgccgccgcactAATGGCTGGGTGCCCGTTGGGGCTGCCTGTGAGAAGGCCGTCTATGTCTTG GATGAACCAGAACCAGCCATCCGAAAGAGCTACCAGGCAGTGGAGCGGCATGGAGAGACCATCCGGGTCCGGGACACTGTCCTCCTCAAGTCAGGCCCACGAAAGACGTCCACACCTTATGTGGCCAAGATCTCTGCCCTCTGGGAGAACCCTGAATCAG GAGAGCTGATGATGAGCCTCTTGTGGTATTACAGACCAGAGCACTTACAGGGAGGCCGAAGTCCCAGCATGCACGAG CCTTTGCAGAATGAGGTCTTTGCATCGAGACATCAGGACCAGAACAGTGTGGCCTGCATCGAGGAGAAGTGCTATGTGCTGACCTTTGCTGAGTACTGCAG ATTCTGTGCCATGGCCAAGCGCCGAGGCGAGGGCCTCCCTAGCCGGAAGACAGCACTGGTGCCCCCCTCTGCAGACTACTCCACCCCGCCACACCGCACAGTGCCCGAGGACACAGACCCTGAGCTGGTGTTTCTCTGCCGCCATGTCTATGACTTCCGCCATGGCCGCATCCTCAAGAACCCTCAGTAG
- the BAHD1 gene encoding bromo adjacent homology domain-containing 1 protein isoform X2, with product MTHTRRKSLPMLSSGPTGRREPLQMEGSNMEQGAESVEAGMPESPGHLTGRRKNYPLRKRPLVPEKPKACKVLLTRLENVAGPRSADEADELPPDLPKPPSPAPSSEDTGLAQPRKRRLASLNAEALNNLLLEREDASSLAGTRRSRGGDPHRSRDRDRATGGWSSSKKRPRLEDLGGGSRDLSPEPAPEEGARRDGDPAPKRLASLNAAAFLKLSQERELPLRPPRAHPEADGPSAEPPVLRAPRPKWAKVNGKNYPKARQGLSSGEAVAPPGWQKHPEEPWPSATPRGPASQPPYQPLSKALESPSGLRPHLPLLMGGQAALKPEPGRPGEESPAPKQELHQPSFPAPQLSPLPMPGNPAHYSGLCGQPELSTLGSFYLYCSQDGLQCGGYSPCPMLPEGKLSRVAAPNEGLLLAPSSVPAGTPFQHPPWGSRYCFSEDPEVNGYSICEMLPPSLTHIGTTCGGCPYKMPFAAGCRSLGQLEFPLPEAGHPASPAHPLLGCPVPSVPPAAEPVPHLQTPTSEPQTVARACPQSAKPPSGSKSGLRTGSSCRHTARSKAACRPSHPKQPRVQRPRPRRRRRRRTNGWVPVGAACEKAVYVLDEPEPAIRKSYQAVERHGETIRVRDTVLLKSGPRKTSTPYVAKISALWENPESGELMMSLLWYYRPEHLQGGRSPSMHEPLQNEVFASRHQDQNSVACIEEKCYVLTFAEYCRFCAMAKRRGEGLPSRKTALVPPSADYSTPPHRTVPEDTDPELVFLCRHVYDFRHGRILKNPQ from the exons ATGACACACACGCGGAGGAAGTCCCTTCCCATGCTGAGTTCGGGCCCCACTGGCCGCCGGGAGCCCCTGCAGATGGAAGGCAGCAATATGGAGCAGGGGGCGGAGAGTGTGGAAGCCGGCATGCCCGAGAGCCCAGGGCACCTCACAGGGCGCCGCAAGAACTACCCACTACGTAAGCGCCCATTAGTTCCTGAAAAGCCCAAGGCCTGCAAAGTGCTGCTGACCCGCCTGGAGAATGTGGCTGGTCCACGGAGCGCAGATGAGGCTGATGAGCTGCCCCCTGACCTGCCCaagccccccagcccagccccatccAGTGAGGACACTGGCCTTGCCCAGCCCCGCAAGAGGCGTCTGGCCTCCCTCAATGCAGAGGCCCTCAATAACCTGCTGCTGGAGCGGGAGGACGCCAGCAGTCTGGCCGGCACTCGTCGCAGTCGAGGGGGCGACCCTCACCGCAGTCGGGATCGTGACCGGGCCACTGGAGGCTGGTCCTCCTCCAAGAAGAGGCCCCGGCTAGAGGACCTCGGAGGAGGAAGTCGGGATCTGTCCCCAGAGCCAGCACCTGAGGAGGGTGCCCGTCGAGATGGTGACCCAGCTCCCAAGAGACTGGCCAGCCTGAATGCGGCTGCCTTCCTGAAGCTGAGCCAGGAGCGGGAGTTGCCCTTGAGGCCGCCTCGTGCCCACCCAGAAGCAGATGGGCCCTCTGCAGAGCCACCAGTCCTGAGGGCTCCGAGGCCAAAGTGGGCTAAGGTCAATGGCAAGAACTATCCCAAGGCCCGGCAGGGGCTTAGCTCTGGGGAGGCTGTAGCTCCACCTGGCTGGCAAAAACACCCCGAGGAGCCGTGGCCATCTGCCACCCCTCGtgggccagccagccagccaccttACCAGCCCCTGAGCAAGGCCCTGGAGAGTCCCTCAGGGCTACGCCCCCATCTGCCCCTGCTCATGGGTGGGCAGGCAGCCTTGAAGCCGGAGCCTGGGCGCCCAGGCGAAGAGTCACCTGCCCCCAAGCAGGAACTGCACCAGCCTTCTTTCCCTGCGCCCCAGCTGTCCCCCCTGCCGATGCCTGGCAACCCTGCCCACTACAGTGGCCTGTGTGGTCAGCCTGAGCTCAGCACACTAGGCAGCTTCTACCTGTACTGCAGCCAAGATGGGCTGCAATGTGGAGGCTACTCCCCCTGCCCCATGCTTCCTGAGGGCAAGCTGTCCCGGGTGGCTGCACCTAATGAGGGGCTCCTCTTGGCACCGAGCTCAGTGCCCGCAGGCACCCCTTTCCAACACCCCCCCTGGGGCTCTCGCTACTGCTTTAGCGAGGACCCTGAAGTGAATGGCTACAGCATCTGTGAAATGTTGCCCCCGTCTCTTACCCACATCGGCACTACCTGTGGCGGCTGCCCCTACAAAATGCCTTTTGCAGCAG GCTGCAGGTCCCTAGGCCAGCTGGAATTTCCTCTCCCAGAAGCCGGTCACCCTGCCtcacctgcccaccccctcctcgGATGCCCTGTGCCCAGTGTGCCACCTGCAGCAGAGCCCGTCCCGCATCTTCAGACGCCCACCTCAGAGCCGCAGACAGTAGCCCGTGCGTGCCCGCAGAGCGCCAAGCCTCCGAGCGGATCCAAGTCAGGTCTGCGCACTGGCTCCAGCTGTAGGCACACCGCGAGAAGCAAGGCCGCCTGCAGGCCCAGCCACCCCAAGCAACCGCGCGTCCAGCGCCCGCGCccacgccgccgccgccgccgccgcactAATGGCTGGGTGCCCGTTGGGGCTGCCTGTGAGAAGGCCGTCTATGTCTTG GATGAACCAGAACCAGCCATCCGAAAGAGCTACCAGGCAGTGGAGCGGCATGGAGAGACCATCCGGGTCCGGGACACTGTCCTCCTCAAGTCAGGCCCACGAAAGACGTCCACACCTTATGTGGCCAAGATCTCTGCCCTCTGGGAGAACCCTGAATCAG GAGAGCTGATGATGAGCCTCTTGTGGTATTACAGACCAGAGCACTTACAGGGAGGCCGAAGTCCCAGCATGCACGAG CCTTTGCAGAATGAGGTCTTTGCATCGAGACATCAGGACCAGAACAGTGTGGCCTGCATCGAGGAGAAGTGCTATGTGCTGACCTTTGCTGAGTACTGCAG ATTCTGTGCCATGGCCAAGCGCCGAGGCGAGGGCCTCCCTAGCCGGAAGACAGCACTGGTGCCCCCCTCTGCAGACTACTCCACCCCGCCACACCGCACAGTGCCCGAGGACACAGACCCTGAGCTGGTGTTTCTCTGCCGCCATGTCTATGACTTCCGCCATGGCCGCATCCTCAAGAACCCTCAGTAG
- the CHST14 gene encoding carbohydrate sulfotransferase 14, which produces MLMFAVIVASSGLLLMIERGILAEMKPLPLHPPSHEGAAWRRALPRPGGLSLETGDSDLQVACSNWKRVLKVLSGVLDSVDVRLKMDHRNDLVFLADLRPEEIRYRLQHYFKFLFVRDPLERLLSAYRNKFGEIREYQQRYGAEIVRRYRAGAGPSPAGDDVTFPEFLRYLVDEDPERMNEHWMPVYHLCQPCAVQYDFVGSYERLEADANQVLEWVRAPPHVRFPARQAWYRPASPESLHYHLCSAPRALLQDVLPKYILDFSLFAYPLPNVTREACHQ; this is translated from the exons ATGCTGATGTTCGCGGTGATCGTGGCCTCCAGCGGGCTGCTGCTCATGATCGAGCGGGGCATCCTGGCCGAGATGAAGCCCCTTCCCCTGCACCCCCCCAGTCACGAGGGCGCGGCCTGGCGCCGGGCCCTCCCCAGGCCCGGAGGGCTGTCCCTGGAGACCGGGGACTCGGACTTGCAG GTGGCCTGCTCTAACTGGAAGCGGGTGCTGAAGGTGCTGTCAGGCGTCCTGGACAGCGTGGACGTCCGCCTCAAGATGGACCACCGCAACGACCTGGTGTTCCTGGCCGACCTGCGGCCCGAGGAGATTCGCTACCGCCTACAGCACTACTTCAAGTTTCTGTTTGTGCGGGACCCCTTGGAACGCCTTCTCTCTGCCTACCGCAACAAGTTTGGCGAAATCCGAGAGTACCAGCAACGCTATGGAGCCGAGATCGTGAGGCGGTACAGGGCGGGCGCGGGGCCCAGCCCTGCAGGGGACGATGTCACCTTCCCCGAGTTCCTGAGATACCTGGTGGACGAGGACCCTGAGCGGATGAATGAGCACTGGATGCCCGTGTACCACCTGTGCCAGCCTTGCGCGGTGCAGTACGACTTTGTAGGCTCCTATGAGAGACTGGAGGCTGATGCCAACCAGGTGTTGGAGTGGGTGCGGGCACCACCCCATGTACGATTCCCAGCTCGCCAGGCCTGGTACCGGCCTGCCAGTCCTGAAAGCCTCCACTACCACCTGTGCAGTGCCCCACGGGCCCTCCTGCAGGATGTGCTTCCTAAGTATATCCTAGACTTCTCCCTCTTTGCCTACCCACTGCCTAATGTCACCAGGGAGGCCTGTCACCAGTGA
- the BAHD1 gene encoding bromo adjacent homology domain-containing 1 protein isoform X3, with product MTHTRRKSLPMLSSGPTGRREPLQMEGSNMEQGAESVEAGMPESPGHLTGRRKNYPLRKRPLVPEKPKACKVLLTRLENVAGPRSADEADELPPDLPKPPSPAPSSEDTGLAQPRKRRLASLNAEALNNLLLEREDASSLAGTRRSRGGDPHRSRDRDRATGGWSSSKKRPRLEDLGGGSRDLSPEPAPEEGARRDGDPAPKRLASLNAAAFLKLSQERELPLRPPRAHPEADGPSAEPPVLRAPRPKWAKVNGKNYPKARQGLSSGEAVAPPGWQKHPEEPWPSATPRGPASQPPYQPLSKALESPSGLRPHLPLLMGGQAALKPEPGRPGEESPAPKQELHQPSFPAPQLSPLPMPGNPAHYSGLCGQPELSTLGSFYLYCSQDGLQCGGYSPCPMLPEGKLSRVAAPNEGLLLAPSSVPAGTPFQHPPWGSRYCFSEDPEVNGYSICEMLPPSLTHIGTTCGGCPYKMPFAAEGCRSLGQLEFPLPEAGHPASPAHPLLGCPVPSVPPAAEPVPHLQTPTSEPQTVARACPQSAKPPSGSKSGLRTGSSCRHTARSKAACRPSHPKQPRVQRPRPRRRRRRRTNGWVPVGAACEKAVYVLDEPEPAIRKSYQAVERHGETIRVRDTVLLKSGPRKTSTPYVAKISALWENPESGELMMSLLWYYRPEHLQGGRSPSMHENEVFASRHQDQNSVACIEEKCYVLTFAEYCRFCAMAKRRGEGLPSRKTALVPPSADYSTPPHRTVPEDTDPELVFLCRHVYDFRHGRILKNPQ from the exons ATGACACACACGCGGAGGAAGTCCCTTCCCATGCTGAGTTCGGGCCCCACTGGCCGCCGGGAGCCCCTGCAGATGGAAGGCAGCAATATGGAGCAGGGGGCGGAGAGTGTGGAAGCCGGCATGCCCGAGAGCCCAGGGCACCTCACAGGGCGCCGCAAGAACTACCCACTACGTAAGCGCCCATTAGTTCCTGAAAAGCCCAAGGCCTGCAAAGTGCTGCTGACCCGCCTGGAGAATGTGGCTGGTCCACGGAGCGCAGATGAGGCTGATGAGCTGCCCCCTGACCTGCCCaagccccccagcccagccccatccAGTGAGGACACTGGCCTTGCCCAGCCCCGCAAGAGGCGTCTGGCCTCCCTCAATGCAGAGGCCCTCAATAACCTGCTGCTGGAGCGGGAGGACGCCAGCAGTCTGGCCGGCACTCGTCGCAGTCGAGGGGGCGACCCTCACCGCAGTCGGGATCGTGACCGGGCCACTGGAGGCTGGTCCTCCTCCAAGAAGAGGCCCCGGCTAGAGGACCTCGGAGGAGGAAGTCGGGATCTGTCCCCAGAGCCAGCACCTGAGGAGGGTGCCCGTCGAGATGGTGACCCAGCTCCCAAGAGACTGGCCAGCCTGAATGCGGCTGCCTTCCTGAAGCTGAGCCAGGAGCGGGAGTTGCCCTTGAGGCCGCCTCGTGCCCACCCAGAAGCAGATGGGCCCTCTGCAGAGCCACCAGTCCTGAGGGCTCCGAGGCCAAAGTGGGCTAAGGTCAATGGCAAGAACTATCCCAAGGCCCGGCAGGGGCTTAGCTCTGGGGAGGCTGTAGCTCCACCTGGCTGGCAAAAACACCCCGAGGAGCCGTGGCCATCTGCCACCCCTCGtgggccagccagccagccaccttACCAGCCCCTGAGCAAGGCCCTGGAGAGTCCCTCAGGGCTACGCCCCCATCTGCCCCTGCTCATGGGTGGGCAGGCAGCCTTGAAGCCGGAGCCTGGGCGCCCAGGCGAAGAGTCACCTGCCCCCAAGCAGGAACTGCACCAGCCTTCTTTCCCTGCGCCCCAGCTGTCCCCCCTGCCGATGCCTGGCAACCCTGCCCACTACAGTGGCCTGTGTGGTCAGCCTGAGCTCAGCACACTAGGCAGCTTCTACCTGTACTGCAGCCAAGATGGGCTGCAATGTGGAGGCTACTCCCCCTGCCCCATGCTTCCTGAGGGCAAGCTGTCCCGGGTGGCTGCACCTAATGAGGGGCTCCTCTTGGCACCGAGCTCAGTGCCCGCAGGCACCCCTTTCCAACACCCCCCCTGGGGCTCTCGCTACTGCTTTAGCGAGGACCCTGAAGTGAATGGCTACAGCATCTGTGAAATGTTGCCCCCGTCTCTTACCCACATCGGCACTACCTGTGGCGGCTGCCCCTACAAAATGCCTTTTGCAGCAG AAGGCTGCAGGTCCCTAGGCCAGCTGGAATTTCCTCTCCCAGAAGCCGGTCACCCTGCCtcacctgcccaccccctcctcgGATGCCCTGTGCCCAGTGTGCCACCTGCAGCAGAGCCCGTCCCGCATCTTCAGACGCCCACCTCAGAGCCGCAGACAGTAGCCCGTGCGTGCCCGCAGAGCGCCAAGCCTCCGAGCGGATCCAAGTCAGGTCTGCGCACTGGCTCCAGCTGTAGGCACACCGCGAGAAGCAAGGCCGCCTGCAGGCCCAGCCACCCCAAGCAACCGCGCGTCCAGCGCCCGCGCccacgccgccgccgccgccgccgcactAATGGCTGGGTGCCCGTTGGGGCTGCCTGTGAGAAGGCCGTCTATGTCTTG GATGAACCAGAACCAGCCATCCGAAAGAGCTACCAGGCAGTGGAGCGGCATGGAGAGACCATCCGGGTCCGGGACACTGTCCTCCTCAAGTCAGGCCCACGAAAGACGTCCACACCTTATGTGGCCAAGATCTCTGCCCTCTGGGAGAACCCTGAATCAG GAGAGCTGATGATGAGCCTCTTGTGGTATTACAGACCAGAGCACTTACAGGGAGGCCGAAGTCCCAGCATGCACGAG AATGAGGTCTTTGCATCGAGACATCAGGACCAGAACAGTGTGGCCTGCATCGAGGAGAAGTGCTATGTGCTGACCTTTGCTGAGTACTGCAG ATTCTGTGCCATGGCCAAGCGCCGAGGCGAGGGCCTCCCTAGCCGGAAGACAGCACTGGTGCCCCCCTCTGCAGACTACTCCACCCCGCCACACCGCACAGTGCCCGAGGACACAGACCCTGAGCTGGTGTTTCTCTGCCGCCATGTCTATGACTTCCGCCATGGCCGCATCCTCAAGAACCCTCAGTAG